Genomic segment of Arachis hypogaea cultivar Tifrunner chromosome 16, arahy.Tifrunner.gnm2.J5K5, whole genome shotgun sequence:
aaattcagatttcccAACAACTTGGTTTCCTCAATAACCTACAGAAATTCAACCAAAAGCTTTCTCCTTTGCACACTTCTTAACAGAAACCAAACTCCAAATACTACAAATTTCCAGCTCTAGAAATTTCATCTTCCCAAACCTCCTAATTTATCGGCCAATCAATTCCACAATTTCCACGTATTTTGACAAATCAGTCAACACCAAACTAACCCAAAATGCAGATACAACGCAACAATGGCATACACAAAAAGGAGTTTGAGATGGTTGGCGTCTTACGATAGTTGTGAGATATCGAGGGGGTGGACAGAACGCATTCGAAGCTGCTCATTGTTGCAGCCCCAATCATAAAAGGGGGACAAAGCAAAGTAATCAAACACCAGGTTCCGATCCAATGGGTAGGTGTTTAGCCAAAGCTGGTCTCTGAAGCATATTCCAGTCATGTCCGTCCCTGGAGTTGGCGGCGGTGGTGGCGGTCCTCCGTCAAACACTGGATTTCCCGGTGGCCCCATCGGTGGCGGTGTCGCCATCTTAGGTTTTATGTAAAACGAGCTGCTCCTACTCCTAAAAGTGTTGTTTTCAATTAtcaataacaaataaatttttaaaaaatcacaaatataATAAGCACTAATCTACAAAAATCTAGAATCAATATGGAAAGCAAGATAATCTCAAAATTTATAACACAAACAACCTATAAAGTCAACAACttgtttcttttgaaaaaaaataatggcATACCGACGGAGAAGCAGAGAGGAGGGGGCGGCGGTGGGTGGCCGGATGGTAGCGCAGTGTGCCACTGGCGGAGAAGAGAGAGAGACTTAAAAGTGTTGAAGATGAAGGACTGAGAAGCTGATGACAAAGCAGCGCTCTCTGCCTCTCAcacaaaataaatacatataaatacatataaataaatacattcaaaatttaaatgttttatatttttaataaaaaaattaatttataaatttaatatatattcttaaaatataaaataaataaattctaaaatttatgctaaatttaataatttaatcatttaaattttattataattttatattttatgtatttaatttatattttaattttttataaaatttcaattttttctatTCTAGTAATATTACTCTATTTTGAGAAAGAAGACTggccttttcaaaatttatatataaatttggttacaaaatattttattaataaaattaactatttttatattaacaacGTAAAACGTTTTAAAGTTTATCAACAATAAAGTAAAATTTAAGATAAGGTGTTTTATTCAAAATCTAAATTTTGGCTCTAGTAGCGGGCCTACTCACATTAACGTAGCGTTGACAAGTGATAATGACTGCTTTCAACTCCTTCAGATCGTCCAAATTGGTCTCATGGAAACCTGTTcgtaatttttttttcagaaagcTTTATATTATTCTGATGAAAATCACTTGCTTAACTTTTCCCAGAAACCAAATAGAGAAAATCGTTGTTCTCCTTTTTTGTTTCTATTCAATTGAAGTGAAAACGTCCATGAATCGCAGACCGGCAGGCTTCAGCAAACCCTAGCGAATTGCGTAGAGCGGAGGGGCAAGGCTTTGCATTCAGGAAAGGGTTCGACAGTGCGATTGTGCCCTGGGTTCGCCGGCGAAGGAAGGTACTTTGATTATCGGAGCAATTTGATTCCGGCATCTATTGATTTTGTTCAGGTGTCGCCTCTCTGTACCACTCTCTGTAAAGATGGTTTCCGTGTTCGAACCGTAGAGCACTTACTTTCTGCATTGGAGGCTGCTGGAGTTGATAATTGCATAATTGAGATTGAGAATTTGGATGCTGAAGAGCGTGATGCTGAGGTAACATTTTTGAAATGTGGATTCAATTGTTTCATGAATTGTAAAACTTTTATATATTtcaacaatataatttaaaagccaatgagctataactcaaatggcatagtctctccatactcacctAGAGATTAGAAAAGCATCATCTCCGTTTGGTGCAGAAAAATATCTCTAGTCTATTCTGATTGTAATTGTattattgattttctttttttagcAGATTCCTATATTTGATGGATCAGCAAGAGAATGGGTTGAAGCAGTGGATGAAGTTGGTTTAAAGGTGGCAACAACCCGGGATGGCAAACATTGTGAGAAAATGGCAGCACATGTGAATGAACCGGTGTATGTTTGGAGGGATGATTCTTTTGTTTCTGCATTTCCTTCAAACGTGGTTAAGATAAGTTATGGCATCAGCTTTCCACAGGTAAAGAATGATTGATACATTGGATTGAGAATATTCTTTTGTTCCCAGAGAGTACTAGAATACTATTACTAGTATGCtgatattttaaattcaattgatGTTGAATGTAAGGTCACAACTCACAACTGCAGATTTTATCTATTCATAGATGCTTAGCATTGAGTAATAAGCAGTACACTTCCTTCTTGTAGGCACCAGCTATAGGCTCCCAGTGGTTTTCTACACCATCTGTGGACAATTTGTTTTATACCAGACAGATCGCTTTGGCAAGAACCTTCTGTATTTATGAGGAGGTTAGTACGATTTTCTATTTCTGATCTAGTTATTGCCTTTGTGTTGCAATATGTCA
This window contains:
- the LOC112755485 gene encoding probable UDP-3-O-acyl-N-acetylglucosamine deacetylase 1, mitochondrial isoform X2, producing MTAFNSFRSSKLVSWKPTGRLQQTLANCVERRGKALHSGKGSTVRLCPGFAGEGRYFDYRSNLIPASIDFVQVSPLCTTLCKDGFRVRTVEHLLSALEAAGVDNCIIEIENLDAEERDAEIPIFDGSAREWVEAVDEVGLKVATTRDGKHCEKMAAHVNEPVYVWRDDSFVSAFPSNVVKISYGISFPQAPAIGSQWFSTPSVDNLFYTRQIALARTFCIYEEIEEMRNVGLIKGGSLENAIVCCTSKGWLNPPLRFNDEPCRHKVLDLIGDLSLFAQFGNQGLPVAHIVAYKGGHALHAGLARQLMGE
- the LOC112755485 gene encoding probable UDP-3-O-acyl-N-acetylglucosamine deacetylase 1, mitochondrial isoform X4; its protein translation is MTAFNSFRSSKLVSWKPTGRLQQTLANCVERRGKALHSGKGSTVRLCPGFAGEGRYFDYRSNLIPASIDFVQVSPLCTTLCKDGFRVRTVEHLLSALEAAGVDNCIIEIENLDAEERDAEIPIFDGSAREWVEAVDEVGLKVATTRDGKHCEKMAAHVNEPVYVWRDDSFVSAFPSNVVKISYGISFPQAPAIGSQWFSTPSVDNLFYTRQIALARTFCIYEEIEEMRNVGLIKGGSLENAIVCCKGWLNPPLRFNDEPCRHKVLDLIGDLSLFAQFGNQGLPVAHIVAYKGGHALHAGLARQLMGE
- the LOC112755485 gene encoding probable UDP-3-O-acyl-N-acetylglucosamine deacetylase 1, mitochondrial isoform X3 — protein: MTAFNSFRSSKLVSWKPTGRLQQTLANCVERRGKALHSGKGSTVRLCPGFAGEGRYFDYRSNLIPASIDFVQVSPLCTTLCKDGFRVRTVEHLLSALEAAGVDNCIIEIENLDAEERDAEQIPIFDGSAREWVEAVDEVGLKVATTRDGKHCEKMAAHVNEPVYVWRDDSFVSAFPSNVVKISYGISFPQAPAIGSQWFSTPSVDNLFYTRQIALARTFCIYEEIEEMRNVGLIKGGSLENAIVCCKGWLNPPLRFNDEPCRHKVLDLIGDLSLFAQFGNQGLPVAHIVAYKGGHALHAGLARQLMGE
- the LOC112755485 gene encoding probable UDP-3-O-acyl-N-acetylglucosamine deacetylase 1, mitochondrial isoform X1, which produces MTAFNSFRSSKLVSWKPTGRLQQTLANCVERRGKALHSGKGSTVRLCPGFAGEGRYFDYRSNLIPASIDFVQVSPLCTTLCKDGFRVRTVEHLLSALEAAGVDNCIIEIENLDAEERDAEQIPIFDGSAREWVEAVDEVGLKVATTRDGKHCEKMAAHVNEPVYVWRDDSFVSAFPSNVVKISYGISFPQAPAIGSQWFSTPSVDNLFYTRQIALARTFCIYEEIEEMRNVGLIKGGSLENAIVCCTSKGWLNPPLRFNDEPCRHKVLDLIGDLSLFAQFGNQGLPVAHIVAYKGGHALHAGLARQLMGE